The Thermoanaerobaculia bacterium genomic interval TGGGCGAGGATCTCGTAAGGGCCGAGGCGGGTGCCGGGGGAGAGGGAGCTCATCGAGTCGGCATTCGGGGTGAACAGGCGGGAGACTACAACGTGGAGCCCCCGGGGCGCTTGGCGGTCTTCGGCGTACGACGTAGGCTCTGCAGGTGAACGAACCATCGATTTCGCGGGGCGTCATCGACTGCGCCTCTTATCGCGAGGGAGTGCGCGTCGCGACCCTGGCCCTGGACGAGATCCCGGCGGCGCTCGCGGATCCATCCATCTTCGTCTGGCTCGGCCTCTACGAGCCCGACGAGGCGCTGCTCGACCGCGTTCAGGCGGCCTTCCATCTTCACGACCTCGCGGTCGAGGACGCCCATCGCGCCCACCAGCGGCCGAAGCTCGAACGCTACGGCGACTCGCTGTTCATTGTCCTGCGTACGGCGCAGTTCACAGCCCACCCCGCCATCCCCGGCGACCCCTCCGACCACCGCGATTTCGAGCTCGGCGAGACCCACCTCTTCGTCGGCCCGCGCTACGTCGTCACGGTGCGCCATGGATCGCTCAAAGACCATGTCGGCCTCCGCGGCCGCTGCGAGTTCGAGAACGACCGCCTGGCGCTCGGGTCGGGCTACGTGCTCTATGCCCTGCTCGACTTCGTGGTCGACCAGTATTTTCCGATCGCCGAGGAGCTCGAGCGACAGTTCGAAGCCATCGAGACCGACGTCTTCGACGGCTTCAGCAGCCGCGAGACGACAGCGGATCTCTACGACTTCAGCCGCAAGCTCCAGTCGATGCGGCGGGCGGTCTCGCCGCTGCTCGACGTCCTGCAGCGCCTCGAGCGCTTCGAGGGGGCGCCGCTGCCGGAGAGCATGCAGGTCTACTTCCGCGATGTCCACGATCACCTGATGCGCATCCAGGAGATGCTCGAGGGCCTCTCCGAAATGAACCGTTCGGCACTCGCCGCGCATCTTTCGCTGCTCTCCGTCGCGCAGAGCGACGAGACCAAGCGCCTGGCGGCCTGGGCGGCGATCATCGCCGTCCCCACCATGGTCGCCGGGATCTACGGCATGAACTTCCAGTTCATGCCCGAGCTCGGCTGGCGCTTCGGCTACCCCCTGGTCGTCGGCAGCATGGTGCTCGTCTGCCTGGTCCTCTACCGCCAGTTCAAGAAGAGCGGCTGGCTGTAGCTCGTCTCGCCTGCCGTGTCCCTTTCCGATTGGCCTTGACGGTAACCATGTCAGGTACGGATCGGGAGGGCGCCGCGTGAACAAGTGGTCGAAGTGGATCGTCGCCGTCGGAGCCCTGGCGCTGACTCCGGGCTCGGAAGCCGTGGTTTCGCGCTTCGGGCAGCAGCTGATCGTCCAGGCGAGCATCAGCGGGCCGGAGGAAGGCGACCAGTTCGGCCTCACCCTTGCCGTCGGCGACTTCGACGACGACGGCTACCCGGACCTCGCGATCGGTTCCCCTTGGGAGGACTTCGTGAACGTGCTGAACAGCGGCGTCGTCTCGGTCCACTATGGTGGGCCGGGGGGACTCGGCGCGAGAATCGACGGCTTCGCTCAGGGGGACCCGCTGGTTCCGGACGAGCTCGCGGTTGCCGACCAGTTCGGCAAGAGCCTGGCCGCAGGAGACTTCGACGGCGACGGCATCGACGATCTGGCGATCGGCGCCTGGGATGCCGTGGGAGGCGTGACCCAGGCAGGCTCGGTGACGGTCCTCTACGGCGCACCCGGCGGTTTGAACGATCTCGGCGGCGCGCAGTGGTGGAGCCAGGCGAGCTCCGGCGTTTCCGGTTCGCCGGCAAACAACGACTTCTTCGGCAATGCGCTCGTCGCCGGCGACTTCGACGGTGACGGCGAAGACGACCTGGCGATCGGCGCGACGAACGACGACGAGGCGGGCACGAACGCCGGCTCGGTCACGGTGCTGTACGGTTCGCCATCCGGACTCACGACCAGCGGCATCGACTTCCTGACCTCGGCCTCGATCGCCTGCGCCTCGGTGGATGAGGGTGAGGGCTTCGGCTCGGTGCTGACGGCGGGGGACTTCGACGCCGACGGCGCCGACGACCTCGTCCTGGGGGTTCCAGAAGAGAGCCACTTCCCTGGCAACGTAACGATCGCCAACGCCGGGATGGTGATCGTGGTTCCGGGAACAGGGGATGGGGCGACTTCGGCTGCGGCCTTCTGCCTCTGGCCCGGTGTGGTCATGAACGGCGGGACGATGCCCGGCGAGCGCGAAGCCGACGCCTATTTCGGCTCGAGCCTGGCGGCGGGAAACGTCAATCGAAACTTCGCCCTGGGGCTGGTTCATGACGACCTGGCCATCGGCGAGCCGCTCGCGGACGTGGACGGGGAGGCCGGCGCCGGCGAGATCTACCTCCTCGGCGGCTCCGTAACCGGACTTACCGCGGCCTTGGCGGCTCGGCTCGACCGCGGCGATCTTCCGGGCGAGGACCTGGGTGTTGGCGCCCGCTTCGGGCGCAAACTGGCGATGGCACCTTCGGCCCATGGCGCTTCGGCGGATCTCCTCGTGCAGAGGGTCGACGCCAGCGGCAACCTCGCGGGGACGGTCTCCGTCATCCCGGGTTCGGCCGGCGGTCTGATCCTCTCGGAGGCGATCGCGCTTTCTTCCGCAGACCCTGGGCTCCTGATCGCGCCGTCCGAAACCGAT includes:
- a CDS encoding magnesium and cobalt transport protein CorA — protein: MSRGVIDCASYREGVRVATLALDEIPAALADPSIFVWLGLYEPDEALLDRVQAAFHLHDLAVEDAHRAHQRPKLERYGDSLFIVLRTAQFTAHPAIPGDPSDHRDFELGETHLFVGPRYVVTVRHGSLKDHVGLRGRCEFENDRLALGSGYVLYALLDFVVDQYFPIAEELERQFEAIETDVFDGFSSRETTADLYDFSRKLQSMRRAVSPLLDVLQRLERFEGAPLPESMQVYFRDVHDHLMRIQEMLEGLSEMNRSALAAHLSLLSVAQSDETKRLAAWAAIIAVPTMVAGIYGMNFQFMPELGWRFGYPLVVGSMVLVCLVLYRQFKKSGWL
- a CDS encoding FG-GAP repeat protein; amino-acid sequence: MNKWSKWIVAVGALALTPGSEAVVSRFGQQLIVQASISGPEEGDQFGLTLAVGDFDDDGYPDLAIGSPWEDFVNVLNSGVVSVHYGGPGGLGARIDGFAQGDPLVPDELAVADQFGKSLAAGDFDGDGIDDLAIGAWDAVGGVTQAGSVTVLYGAPGGLNDLGGAQWWSQASSGVSGSPANNDFFGNALVAGDFDGDGEDDLAIGATNDDEAGTNAGSVTVLYGSPSGLTTSGIDFLTSASIACASVDEGEGFGSVLTAGDFDADGADDLVLGVPEESHFPGNVTIANAGMVIVVPGTGDGATSAAAFCLWPGVVMNGGTMPGEREADAYFGSSLAAGNVNRNFALGLVHDDLAIGEPLADVDGEAGAGEIYLLGGSVTGLTAALAARLDRGDLPGEDLGVGARFGRKLAMAPSAHGASADLLVQRVDASGNLAGTVSVIPGSAGGLILSEAIALSSADPGLLIAPSETDDRFGEGMALGDFDADGFSEYAISAPGRTAAGVDDAGALLVLRGALFSDDFESGDDRRWTSSTP